The following coding sequences lie in one Apostichopus japonicus isolate 1M-3 chromosome 13, ASM3797524v1, whole genome shotgun sequence genomic window:
- the LOC139978830 gene encoding glutaredoxin-1-like: MVKQFVDAQIKNNKVVVFSKSYCPYCKMAKSALSDAGLKEYTLIEIENRDDCSDIQDYLLSLTGGRSVPRVFINGKFVGGGSELKSFQAKGKLVPMLKEAQAL; this comes from the exons ATGGTGAAACAATTCGTGGATGCACAGATTAAGAATAACAAG GTAGTTGTGTTTTCCAAGTCCTACTGCCCATATTGCAAGATGGCAAAGTCAGCACTGTCAGATGCCGGCTTAAAGGAGTATACTCtcattgaaattgaaaacagaGATGATTGCTCAGATATCCAGGATTATCTTCTCTCGCTTACTGGAGGAAGATCA GTGCCTAGAGTTTTCATCAATGGGAAGTTTGTCGGTGGCGGATCCGAGTTGAAGAGTTTCCAGGCTAAAGGCAAATTGGTACCTATGCTAAAAGAAGCTCAAGCCCTTTGA
- the LOC139978829 gene encoding uncharacterized protein yields the protein MSKVALGMRPALYQHWKKIFHPTSINCLSSSRPVPSVQNSSGFLKAAVSREQNRHMASMAPLERKVSKVTQHLIYHQYHPEETERGKTPIVLFLPWITVTGKSARRFEDVYAHRGFNVLTVWNEVKYFVWPKSAFSLSKEVLEYLQAEVDCDLVVHGMSIGAYLYTMIVMAALQNPQHTSYLRDHVKGNIFDSIVCGGVKQMALGVSKTVANNVALEKLIQGTILTYFNLTKSHTVDLYNDAIQLFYDNPFLTSSLLLYSTVDRMSDPKTVESIARAWEDRGIQVMLQKWTDSKHVELMKDHTVEYIECLDEYLAYIKMGNRVHSPLMAKL from the exons ATGAGCAAAGTAGCACTAGGAATGAGACCAGCACTATATCAACACTGGAAGAAGATTTTTCATCCTACCAGCATAAATTGTTTATCCAGCAGCAGACCTGTTCCATCAGTGCAG AATTCTTCAGGGTTTCTCAAAGCAGCTGTGAGTCGAGAGCAGAACAGGCACATGGCGTCCATGGCACCACTTGAAAGAAAAGTGTCCAAAGTCACCCAGCATTTGATTTACCATCAGTACCACCCGGAAGAAACGG AAAGGGGAAAGACACCCATAGTTTTATTTTTACCATGGATCACTGTCACTGGAAAATCTGCACGTCGATTCGAGGACGTCTATGCGCACAGAGGCTTCAACGTCTTGACAGTCTGGAACGAAGTCAAATATTTTGTCTGGCCAAAGAGCGCATTCTCTCTTTCCAAAGAGGTTTTGGAATATTTGCAGGCAGAGGTGGATTGCGATCTAGTCGTCCATGGTATGTCTATTGGAGCCTACCTTTATACGATGATCGTTATGGCAGCGCTTCAGAACCCTCAGCACACTAGTTACCTCAGAGACCATGTCAAGGGGAACATCTTTGACAGCATTGTGTGTGGAGGAGTTAAGCAAATGGCTTTGGGAGTTTCAAAAACTGTAGCAAACAATGTAGCCCTAGAAAAGCTGATACAAGGGACTatcttaacatattttaatcTGACCAAATCTCATACAGTGGATCTCTACAACGACGCTATACAGCTGTTCTATGACAATCCATTTCTGACATCAAGTTTGCTCCTATACTCTACAGTGGACCGGATGAGTGACCCAAAAACGGTAGAGAGCATCGCTCGCGCCTGGGAAGATCGAGGCATTCAGGTTATGCTACAAAAGTGGACAGATTCTAAACATGTGGAGTTAATGAAGGATCATACTGTAGAATATATAGAGTGTCTGGATGAGTATCTAGCTTACATCAAAATGGGAAACAGGGTGCATAGTCCCTTAATGGCAAAGCTTTGA